A region from the Prinia subflava isolate CZ2003 ecotype Zambia chromosome 30, Cam_Psub_1.2, whole genome shotgun sequence genome encodes:
- the LOC134562713 gene encoding serine/threonine-protein kinase pim-1-like, which yields MPPARPRPRAGLPRSRPRASPRGLAWARLWPCWRWRCWAGISAWGWGGIATLWLRLGRVRPRPRCRPRARRRLLPGPAEDTRGAAAPATSAAASPARAPPLGSAAAGPEPPGPGAGGDARPGPLGGRSGAVSGPGPSADGRVSPAGKAQEALQDRYRLGSLLGRGGFGSVYSGTRVSDGAPVAIKCVPRDRIRLWGELPNGARAPLEIVLLDKVSAGCAGVIQLLKWLELPTSFLLVLERPERCQDLSAFLAERRFLPEEEARALFRQVLEAVRHCTSCGVLHRDIKPENILLDLATGELKLIDFGCGAFLQDTAYTQFAGTLSYSPPEWIHQQRYHGEAATIWSLGLLLYHLVVGKHPFRRGQQIIWGRILFPRWLSPECQDVIKRCLSMQPLDRPSLEDLFNDPWLQGVHLP from the exons atgcccccggcccgcccccggccccgggcggggctgccccgttCCCGTCCCCGGGCGTCCCCCCGCGGTCTCGCCTGGGCCCGGCTCTGGCCGTGCTGGCGGTGGCGCTGTTGGGCCGGgatcagtgcctggggctggggcggcATCGCCACCCTTTGGCTGCGCCTGGGGCGGGTACGGCCTCGGCCCCGGTGCCGACCCCGAGCCCGGCGCCGCCTCCTCCCGGGCCCCGCGGAGGACACACGCggcgcggccgcccccgccACCTCCGCTGCGGCTTCCCCGGCCCGAGCTCCGCCGCTCGGCAGCGCAGCCGCCGGCCCCGAACCGCCGGGGCCCGGCGCGGGTGGGGATGCCCGGCCCGGGCCGCTCGGGGGGCGCTCGGGGGCCGTGTCtggccccgggccgagcgctgacGGCCGCGTGTCGCCCGCAGGGAAGGCgcaggaggccctgcaggacCGGTACCGGCTGGGTTCGCTGCTGGGGCGCGGAGGATTCGGCAGCGTCTACTCGGGGACACGAGTGTCGGACGGCGCCCCG GTGGCCATCAAATGCGTGCCGCGGGATCGCATCCGGCTCTGGGgcgagctg CCCAACGGCGCCCGTGCGCCCCTGGAGATCGTGCTGCTGGACAAGGTGTccgctggctgtgctggtgtcatTCAGCTCCTGAAGTGGCTTGAGCTCCCCACCAGCTTCTTGTTGGTGCTGGAGCGTCCGGAGCGGTGCCAGGACCTGTCGGCTTTCCTGGCGGAGCGGAGGTTCCTGCCGGAGGAGGAGGCGCGGGCGCTGTtccgccaggtgctggaggccgtgcggcactgcaccagctgcgggGTCCTGCACAGGGACATCAAGCCTGAGAACATCCTGCTCGACCTGGCCACCGGAGAGCTCAAACTCATCGACTTTGGCTGTGGCGCCTTCCTCCAAGACACAGCCTACACCCAATTTGCAG GAACCCTGTCCTACAGCCCACCAGAGTGGATCCACCAGCAGCGCTACCACGGTGAGGCAGCAACGATCTGGTCCCTGGGCCTCCTGCTGTACCACCTGGTCGTGGGGAAGCACCCGTTCAGGAGGGGCCAGCAGATCATCTGGGGCCGCATCTTGTTCCCACGATGGCTCTCTCCAG AGTGCCAGGATGTCATTAAGAGGTGTTTGTCCATGCAACCCTTGGACAGGCCATCCTTAGAAGACCTCTTCAATGATCCTTGGCTGCAGGGCGTTCATCTGCCCTAG